The sequence GCCCCGCCGAGACGGGCCGGCCGCTGTGGGAGCCCACCCCCGTCGCGGGCCCCACGGGCACCCACGAGACCCCTCGGCACGCCGAGGACGACGACTTCGTGCAGGCCGGGAACCTCTACCGGCTGATGACCGAGGACGAGAAGGACCGGCTGATCGACAACCTCTCCGGGTTCATCGCCAAGGTCTCGCGCGACGCCATCGCCGAGCGCGCGATCGGGAACTTCCGCCGTGCCGACGAGGACTTCGGCAAGCGGCTGGAGGCGGCCGTGCGGGCGCTGCGCGCCTGAGTCCCCTCGGTCGTACCGGCCCGGCCCCGCACCCGGGGGCCGGGCCGTCCCGCGTACACGGGGTGGTCAGCCGACCAGTTCGGCCGGGCGGCGGGGGGACGGGGTCCAGCAGCGGATGATGTCGCGTACCGAGACGATGCCGACCGGGCCGTCGTCGTCCAGCACGATCAGATGGCGGAAGCCGCCGTGGGTCATGGCCGCCGCGGCCTCCTCGAGCGTCCAGGCGGGCGCGGCGAAGACGACGTCGGTGGTGGTGTGGGCGGACGCGGTCTCGGTGTCGGGGTCCTGGCCCGATCCGACGGCGTTGAGGATGTCGCGCTCGGTGAGGATGCCGAGCCCGCAGGTGTCCGGGTCGTGCACGACGGCCGCGCCGATGCGGCGGGCCGCCATCAGCCGGGCGGCCTGGCGCAGGGTATGGGCCGGGCCGATGGTCAGGA is a genomic window of Streptomyces sp. NBC_00708 containing:
- a CDS encoding CBS domain-containing protein; translation: MLVRDAMSTMVLTIGPAHTLRQAARLMAARRIGAAVVHDPDTCGLGILTERDILNAVGSGQDPDTETASAHTTTDVVFAAPAWTLEEAAAAMTHGGFRHLIVLDDDGPVGIVSVRDIIRCWTPSPRRPAELVG